The DNA sequence GGGCGCgaactagagagtgactgcgcgtGTGATTGTTtatgtgactataaatgcaacgcgtccttatagctctgtgttgccgctCATTAGACCGACACCAGAATGGGGGGGGATTTCCAAACTCACCTCAAGCGCAGCGAGCAGTTCTCTTTGAGATCTCTGCAGGATGAACCGTCCAATGGGATTATGTTTTTTGGTAAGAAAATAACTCATGCACTTTGACTCAAATATGATGAAATACGATGAAATGCGTCAAATTTAAAATAACGCAAGAGCCGGTCTGTGACGTATTAAAGACATTTAGATTAAAAATTGAGTCTAAATTGTGCATCGTAAATCATCAATGACGAGCAGGATTGGAACGACTCGGTCCAActcaagcccccccccccccctctctctctcactctctcactctacCATTGGTTATTCGTGCCGCCCCGCCTCCAAGGCGTTAGACTGTGTATCTGCTGATGCCCGGCCACCAGACAGACATAACGCGAGAGAGGCTGGTACCGCTGCAGAGCCAGGGACAAGCACCAAAGACAAGCCGAGGTGCAGCAAATGAGAGGAACCATATGAAGACAGTTTGCAGAAGAAAGCAAAAGGATCACTTCTAACCGGCAACCAGTGCGGGTATTCCTCTTCACCCACACCTTCCTGTTGTGGGATCAATGAGCGTAATGAGAGAAACCAGTGCGTAAAGTTGGTGAGCTGATCTGCCCGTCTCCCGCTTCCCCTCTGAACattattgttgtcatttctGGGGGATCGCTGTGTTCCTGTGGTCCCGGTTCCAGTGTGGATTTTAGAACCCATCACAGTGTCTTTGTCTGTGGGTGAGCGAGGCTTGTTGGACGGTAACATTTCAAGCGGAGCGCTGCTAGGAGACATTAGAGGAGTCTGTGTGAACGTGCCACATGTGTGTGGGAGATATGGATTTGCTTTTACTATAGCCAAGGTTTGCCGcggttttttaaaatattcatttttcattttctgactgTGCGCgtgttattatattgtattttctcttaaaCGACCGCTGGGATTTCACGACTCGTGCGGAATTACAACCATGAACTTTGTTGTCAGTTTGGTACAAATCCTTTTGGCAGCGGTTCTTCAGCTATCCACAGTAAAGGTGAGTCTTGGACTTTATTTGCCAATTTCTATCAATAGTTAATAGACAGGaagctctgtttttttctgtcagcaCCTTGTCTGTcaacatctttctttcttctcatttatttttgatCAGGTGTCACATGTAGGCCTATTCACATTATTTAAGTGTTGCGCAAAGAAAACAGTGTGCCAACAAAAATAATTAGTAAACGTGCAGTGGGAAAATATTGGCTATTTATTAGACTACTAAATAATAATgcaaacaaatataataaatgaaatctTTGTCACAGACCATGGTTCTCCTTTGTGGGTGAACTATCAGCATTTGTGCTTTGTCTATATCTAAAAGCCTTAGACTCAGTCATTAATTGGTTAAAACCTCAATACGTGCcctttgttgttgctgtgccaGACTCTATatgaaatgtatatatttattttccaaGAACAAAAATAAACGCATGATAAAATATACATCAAGTTATTTGATCGTGTAAAATAATCACTGAATTTGGGCATATATTTAGTTCACTGAAAGTTCttaattaaatagaaataaaacttcAAATTTATTTTAGCTTCATTGGCTTTTGCACATCATAAATCGCAATAAACTATAAGAGGGGGGCTGTGTGATCCTGCCTTTTGTTTGGTTACCAGTACGCCGAATTGAAACGGAACTCATTAGATAAACAAAAAACCTTTCCACTCATTATGAAGCAATATCCAGTCCTATTTTCTAACAGAGCTCATCAAACTGCGAGCTTTGTGAACAGAGTGTTGTCTGACGCGTgtgctctgtatgtgtgtgtgtgtgtgtgtgtgtgtgtgtgtgtgtgtgtgtgtgtgtgtgtggagctctCCTGCGCTTCCCTGCAGGATGTACACCTCCTCCTCACGGCCTCACACGCTTTCTCACGCAACATCACCACCGCTTACAGCAGACTTCTCAGGGATGCTGCTTCGTCACgtcgatttttttaatcatcaaaaCAAAGGACGTTTCCTGTCCGACCTTTCAAAATGAAATTGAAGCGCAGGGATCAATTTAAACCATTTGTTTTGatcagagtgagtgaacagacATGAATGCACGTTTAAAGAGAATTTACTCTTTCATGCCTCTAAATAAATACTAGAGATCGGAAGTAACATAGATGGAATATAAGAGCACCTCTTGTTTTACTGTCAGCCATTAGtatggtttcatgttaaactACCTGcttctatttttttctaattttagtAATGAGTGTTCATTGTTTAACATACGGCACCAGACTAgcgctttattttgaaggtgaaCTTCCGCTTTTcacctgtgtgtttgtagctTTACACTGACTGTACTTGTTAAGCTTTTTATAGTTTGACTCCTATTTATTCTGATATGATCTTTATAATTATCACTTATACTTAAACAtatacttatatttatattcatgatATGGTAACTATCAGACTGCTGATTCAGCTGCATCCCAAATCAGCCTTTAATGTCCTCAGCTGGCAATTACATGGGGGAAAAAACCTTACTTGATTTCCTGTATTATGATTTTTACAATACAAGTCTAAGAGCAGGATTTGTTGTATGATGACATGTTTATAGAAGCTGATCTGCAAACAGATTAGAAATATTAACACCTGGTCTGATGTGAATCTCTTACAGACTGCCAGCATTAACAAGGGACTGGACAAGAGTAAAAATGAGGGTAAGTGTTCTCTCTAATCTATAATAAATCTGTCAAATGAAAAGACTTCTTTCAGGTTGGATGACCATAGGGCCACCTAGTGGACATAaacatgaatatgtgtgtttccTTTTGCCATAGGTGTTGAGTTGTTTCTTACAAATGTTTGGAGTTTTGAAATGTGAAGTGTGTATCGCTTCCTCAGTGTGAGCTaaagattgttttatttgtacagaGCAGGCAGGAATCAAAGTTCCTCAGGGTGAAAGGTCTGACTTGGGACTTTGGAGTCACCATAAAAGTGGTGCAGATTTCAAAACAAGAGTTAATGTGAGACAAAAGGTGGACACAGTCAAGGACATTACAATAATTCCCAGTggttacatttgtgtgtgtgtgtgtgtgtgtgtgtgtggtggaagCACACAGTCAACATGAGCAGACAGTCAGCCTTGGTTCAATGCCGTACTCATGTTTGTTTGACAGTGACTCTGCTCCGTTCAGGCCAAGGTTGGACCTGTTGCATGGTGATGGATGTAGACGTAGATTAGCCACTACAGGCAGCATCAGCTGGCCGGCGCAGGGTCGTGTGcttgttgttggtgtttgtaGAGGAGCAGGAAGTCTGACACCTGCATGCTGCTGAACTCTCACGCACACCGCTACTGTCACAGATCATACCACCCACTTTAACCATGAGCAAATGGAGACAATTATATttgtcttattgtcaacaaatcccacaaAATCCATCTCTTAATATATATGTTCGACttctaaatgtgtttgtggcACTCAGCCCCAAGCTATTAAATATTTTGCTCACAatatttattatcttattaatttatttattgctttcaACAAATCACATGGTGTTCATCCACACATGGAATTTGCCCAGTTTGTCATCATGTTAACTAAAGTTTGGTCATGTGATAATAGTGAAGACCATGAAGTGCAAATGAAAGCTAATGAAAAAGTGGACCTTAAGTTAAGCCTGTGTTTATGGTAATGAAGGAATATGTCACCCATTGCAACACAGTGGCTCAGTGTTTTACTAGATTTTGGATATtggcagcacagaggaataagatcaGACTTGGTTACACTCACAATACTTATCAGtttatcagttcattgttggtttgggtcTGTGGATGAGATTGGTTGGCAGTAAGGAAGAATATAGAATATCACCAGACACATCCTTTTTAAAGGATGATGTAAGAGGGAAGAAACTGTTGCAACCTCTGTCAGGAGGTAGAACCAGTTAAGTATGTTGACATGTGGCTGTTGTCTGCTTGTCTCTCCACCAGCTCTTAGTCGGGAgcaggtgctgctgctgttttagcTGCTCATGTGAGCTAGTCAGGTCAAGACTGCAGAGTCATTCACTGTAGAGCTGAGGAGGAGTGATACATAGTGCTGATACATGTGGTCCTTTCTGTGTGGTCTGCCTTTGATGTAGTGGAAATTCCTCCCTGACCACAGATGGCCAATATGCctatcattattactattattattattattcagatgTCTCACCACAGAGGCTCCTATTCACTCTACAGTCTGTGAAGGCAGCAGTGAAAGTTGCCTCGTCATGCCTCACCTGAAGAAATGTGGTTGAAATATATCTTCACTTCAGCTTTTCCAATTAAAATTGTGAACTtatcacatttcaaataaaatcacaaagctAATTGGCACACATTCGATCTACAGCATTGGTCCGGAGGCAGAGCATGCACAGTGGTGGCCCTTCATGGGGGTCACATGTCAGAGATTGAACCCTGGCGCCACAGTGCCTGAGGTCACGGCTACCCTGACAAACCGGGGGGTCAGGAGTTAGCAAGGGGTGGCTGGGAACCCAGTCTGATGGACTGTGGGATGGATTATTCTGAGCTGCACAGGGGTGGAAACATAGAGGAGGAAGGCAGGTCTCAGCACTGAGGGAAATAGCTAGTCTTCAGTAAATAATGAGCTAAGGATTTAtgattttgttattgtttttgatCATGTTTTCATCCATGACTCTGAGCCAGTTTCTACAGCTTTCTAAAGCTTGTCACTGTCACTAGTTATTGCTGATATGCTGCTTGCTGAGCTTGTCTTAGTATTTGAACACCACttaggaaataaatgactgtagtGTTCAAATAGCTATAAAGATAATGGTGgcaatgatgatgaaatgataaTCGATTTGTATTATTTCAGTCCTCCCACTCTTGGACGTCATTGAGAAGAGTAAGTGCCAGCCAAGGGAAGTGCTGGTGGACATCTTCCACGAGTATCCGGAGGACACGGAACACACCTACATCCCTTCCTGCGTGGTCCTCAACCGCTGTGGAGGTTGCTGCAACGACGAAGCGATGGAGTGCGTACCCACGGAAACCAAGAACATCACGTTGGAGGTGAGCCCAAGGTTCACAAATGATTTTATGCATAGAAATGAATTCCTGATAATGGAAGTAATAATTCATCTTAGTTTTTCTGGAACATTGTAGTGCATCTTCATCACCTTCCTCACCTGAATTAGTTTGCTTAGTTGTTATGGAGAAGATGCAGTCATCATATGGAGTATGTTATCACGTGACCAAAGTTACcttggttacatgatgacaacTGAGGCATCTACTGGGAAAACTCAACCAGCAAATGAAGACCTTAAGCTACAGTTAAAAGCTCCAAAATCTGAACTATAGAGCCCAAATGTAGAGTTAATCCTTGGTTGAGACATGGATTATGAATAAAGGGGTTGTTGggctgaggtttttttttttggtccactTAGTGCATGTCTAGAATGTCTTGGAGACACACAGCTTTACTGTCCAGAAGCAAAGCAGAGAAAGTGAAGCGGCGTAGCATGGCATCTCAGATATGTTGTTTACTTCAGCACACTGTGTTTACAGCCATGTCTGTGTGGTCAAAGGCTCTACTGGCCTCCGACAAGGCCTGCTGTTTAGCATGGATGTCGGCTGGAGAAGTATAGGCATGTACAGTTATGCAGACAGTTGACTTCTTCAAGTCGTTGGATTACAGGGCGGTCAGGGCTGCGGTGTTTAGACTGTGTTTAGGGTTATGTTAGAATAAGATTGTCGAGGTGAAGAAGTTTGTGACCTCGGCTCTGAAAAGTCACatcaatgttgtttttattaaatcctCACTTTGTTATGTCCTCTGTTTCTCTTCAAGGTAATGCGGTTAAGACCAATGGTAATGCAACATAATATTCACTTAAGATTCACCGAGCATAAAACGTGTGAATGCAGGTAAGACACTCTACAGCCCACTTTCTCTCAAAAACAGTCACAGTCATTTAATAAAAGCACACATCTAAATCatattgctttttttcatttcagactAAAGCCAGATGTTCAACTAAAGAAAGAATAGTAAGTAcgtgttctgtttttttctgtttgtcatttGTTCTTAAGGATTGTGAGTGGGGGTGGAGGTTTCTGGGTTAGGTCTGGAATAGAAAATCAGGGTTTTCTACAACCAACATATCTTTGACTTTGGTTGATGACTATACCTGAGCTGGGCGAGAAGCAGCCAGCTGGACACTGTTGAGCAAACAGGCCTCTGCTAACAGCACAGTTCCATCTATCCTCATgttgagatacacacacacaccatccaccACAGCAAGACGAAACATCAAGCTTCCTTATATGGATGCATATTCAAAAGGTGTGACTTTGAAGTATTTAGAccataaaatatatgaaaccCCACTAAAATACAATTAGTATACCTTTTAATACTAATGTTCAATCAGTCCTGAATCTACTACTGATACTAAAACTCAAAAATCTTTACAGACATTCAAAATTTTCAGAAGTTGAGTGAAGTCTGTCATCCAGGCCAAGTCTACAAGTGTACTGTCATGTTAAATGTGGTTTATGGAGGTAGAGAACAGGGCCTTTAGAGCCTGTCTTCCAACTATCTTTACTGGGCTCCCACACTTTGAGTGTGATCTTTTTATGGCAGTGGGTTTAGTGCTTTATGGTGTGGTTGTAACACTGTGAGTGATTGAGGCATAGCTGGTAGGCTTCAGACCACCCGCTGCTGTCTGCACTCTGACTCCAGACTCCGCCCTCAGCTACTTCCATGGTCTAATCATAGGAACAGGTGTCATGCAGTTaacctatttttatttttagagatGTAAATAGAGGATGAGGTCCCGTTGTTGGTGGAGAGAACTCACCCCTTGTCACAGTCGACAtagggctgtgtgtgtttgacatatgcatgcatgtggTATGTTTGTCTTGAGGCTTCTCAGTGATAGGTCAGGTTGTTTAATTGGAAAGGGGGGAGTGCGTTAAAAGGATTGGTAGAGGAGAGATGGGGATCATGTTAGCTAAGTCAAATCCGTTTGTCATGGGGCTGAAATGAGCTGAGCTCTGCCCAGCCTCGTTGGATGTCTGCCTGTCACTGTGCACGTAGGCAGCTAGTTCACCCTGTGGCGGGGTGGAGTTGTGGTGCTATAAAGAGGATGTGCTCATTCattcaggaacaggaacaggaacaggaacgtACAACCTGATACATTTAGCTCAGTCCTATCTTGTGGATCAATATCCACCCTGCTAATGAGGAGACTAGATTAAAAAGCTGAAGCTCTGGTGGTTGCTTTCTATTTGGTTCTATCAGCTATCGATTGAACTCTGTGTGACTTCTCCTGCATCTGCTCAGGAGTCTCTTTTTCCTGCCTTCTCCACTGTTTGTCGAGACAGggtcaaaagaaaaagaacagcaGTGCTACAGTATGTCACAACATCTCTTACCTGTGACCTTATTTATATCTGGAATtgactgtatttattatttggCAGCAGAATTAAGTTGCCATGGCGTTTGTCTTGCTATCTTCAGCTTCAACTTTCTGTTACCATGTGTCCTTTGGTTTCAGTTGATAGATAGCTACAATGGCTATTATTTCAGTTCAGACATACAGACATTGTGTGCTTAACTAAAACTTATCACAGCCTTGAAAGGTTCACTGATAAAATCTGCGTTTGGATGTCCTGTTTTCATGCAGGAGGTCTAGAAGGTGATATAAGATTGATCGTGCTGCTGTGCAAACCAAAATCAGTCCCATGAGACAAAGCATAGTACCTTGTTGCCCCATGCAGCCACCCCTATATATCTAGTGGTGTTCTTGTTGTGTCTTCATTGTGACCTTCCATCTCATAAGCAGAGCACTTTAACAGATACATTAACAGCTATGGTGTCTACCGCAACTTCAAAGAAGTAGTTGTTCTCATCTTTGTTGGCTTTTATCTTTGTGTGCTTCTTATAGGCAGCTCTGAATCCAACCCCTTTAAAAATGAAGGCCCTTTGAATAAGTGATGATGGGCAAGTCCAGgaatcatctgctgctgctgctgtcaaaaATGTCTTTTGCATTTACTGAGCAGAAACTATGAAGAGATGATTTTGTCATGCTGATAATATTTTCTATGCTTCTCTTGGCCTGTTGAACCATTGCTAAAAGTTGAGTATAGCATTCTAGTAGTGCCCCAGACTGCAGGATGATGTCATCTTAAAAGGATGAATTGATTTCAAGGAAGTAAAAGTTGTCTTTTCATTGTGTCTTTAAGTGAACAGTTCTTATAGTGACTTACGCCTCTCTGACTGGGTAGACTCACAAAACAGCAGTCATGACTATCAAACACATGAGGAGTGTACAGGCCTGCGTCGCTCCTGGAGCAGATCAGACAAAGCGCTAGTTATACAGGGGCTAAAGGTCACAAGGATGCCTGAGCTGGTGGATTAGTGTAATTGCTGAAACTTCAAATCTGAGCCCACAAATCCTGCGTTCTATATAAACAACTGCACATATTGTCTTTACAAAGCAATCTTAGTAAATGTGAGGATGAAGGGTGGGTTGGGGTGTGAGAGGAGGGGGTGGGCTAGGGATGttgcatgagtgtctgtgtctgtccttTCTGCAGAATTCGCTCTATAGCTTagacgtctctctctctctctctctgtctctcccttttTGCTTCCCTTGCAGCCACTGTGCGCCTTGCTCAGAGAGAAGAAAACGCTTGTTTGTGCAGGACCCTATCACCTGTAAATGTTCCTGCAAATTCACACAATTAGACTGCAAGTCCAGGCAACTTGAGTTAAACGAGAGAACTTGCAGGTTTGTTTACCATACATATCACGATAAACAACGTGCCTTGAATGCGTCTATCCATCTCTCCGTCCATCTTTGTGTTTTCAGCATAGACGGATTTCTTGCTGAGAAATGCATGCTTCTCCTATGCTTTTttgatgttgtgttgtgtttgtagaTGGGAATGTAGCAGCTCCATGTTTTCCTGTGCTGGCTTTGTCTCTTGTCAGATGTTACAGTCACGTGGTCCAGTCAACATCAGATTTAACTGTTGGTGTTGTCCTTAGATTGACTctgaaatgtagttttaatcCGGTCTGAATGTTTAAGATGTTCGATGTAACTGCTTGCATGTTATTCAGCTCAGACATTGCCAACCTTCATTGTAAGTGTGGGTTAAGGTCAGAAACTTCCAGAATCAGACTGCATAGTAGGATCGGTCTGGATGAAGCAACCAGAAGCCATTATTTGCAATTCATTCACAGAAGTGGTCAATTCATGTCATATTGGGATGCGAGCAGAAATCTTCCAGTACCTCAAAACCTAAATAAAAAcctaaataaaacacaactaaattattttttaggAAAGATTGTAACTTATGATCcacttattatatttatttcccATCACTTACACCATCTTTATCAGTGGATAGAACACTGAGCTCAGGCTgaaacacaataacaataagATAATAAGTTGAcattcagttttcttttatcAAAGCTGAAATTCTAATTTGGTTCAGTTGTTTTTAAAGATCACATGTAGGTTAGCAGCACATATATAGAGGAATTCATGATAACTGACTTTGAGAAAGGTTTGCAAATGACTGAATGTAGAAATAGTAGCCATGGCACTCGCTTCTCACATTTACTGACTATTACTCATGTGTCGTATTtatgaggaaaaaaaccctcaaatacTAACAAGTGGAGACCCCATGCCTGTGTGCAGCATGTAGTCAAATAGAGAGGTAGTGGGACTGCTGCCTCTAGTTAACAAGGCTGCATTTCATGACCTCCCCTGACCCAGCCACTGCCATGACCCCTGACCCATGAGGGCTCCCCACACTGCTCTGGATTTAGAGAGACACTTGTGGGTGGGGTGACACTGACATGATTCCAATTGGCTGCCCCATGTTCAGGAGAGATAGGGGTGGAGGCACTTAAACCCCCACTGCACTCCACCCCACCTTCTGCTTAAACTCCACAACCTGAACTCTTAACATAGGTTAAGGAATATATTGACTTCACAATTTTGATGTTAAAATCaagttaaaatgtttgtgttttacttCATTTAAGAGACCAAATCTTTACctggaaatgtacattttacatAGAAAAAGTATCAATAGCTGGAAACCAGATCATCAATCTCCTCCAAACCCCCAACATCCCTCACTATCcatttctacttcctgtcttgCCCGTCTCTATATAATCCCATAGTTTATGCATGGAACAGTTGTGCTCATCAAGGCTGTACTAAAACCAATTTGCTGCTTGTCATCTAACCGAACTTGCATCTTGTCTTCCACAGATGTGACAAACCAAGGAGATGAGAC is a window from the Scomber japonicus isolate fScoJap1 chromosome 10, fScoJap1.pri, whole genome shotgun sequence genome containing:
- the vegfaa gene encoding vascular endothelial growth factor A-A isoform X3, with protein sequence MNFVVSLVQILLAAVLQLSTVKTASINKGLDKSKNEVLPLLDVIEKSKCQPREVLVDIFHEYPEDTEHTYIPSCVVLNRCGGCCNDEAMECVPTETKNITLEVMRLRPMVMQHNIHLRFTEHKTCECRLKPDVQLKKEYHCAPCSERRKRLFVQDPITCKCSCKFTQLDCKSRQLELNERTCRCDKPRR
- the vegfaa gene encoding vascular endothelial growth factor A-A isoform X2; the encoded protein is MNFVVSLVQILLAAVLQLSTVKTASINKGLDKSKNEVLPLLDVIEKSKCQPREVLVDIFHEYPEDTEHTYIPSCVVLNRCGGCCNDEAMECVPTETKNITLEVMRLRPMVMQHNIHLRFTEHKTCECRLKPDVQLKKE
- the vegfaa gene encoding vascular endothelial growth factor A-A isoform X1; protein product: MNFVVSLVQILLAAVLQLSTVKTASINKGLDKSKNEVLPLLDVIEKSKCQPREVLVDIFHEYPEDTEHTYIPSCVVLNRCGGCCNDEAMECVPTETKNITLEVMRLRPMVMQHNIHLRFTEHKTCECRLKPDVQLKKE